In Panacibacter ginsenosidivorans, the following proteins share a genomic window:
- a CDS encoding branched-chain amino acid aminotransferase, with amino-acid sequence MTEALDINVIKAERSKLNDLNLENIPFGKYFSDHMLEADYENGEWKNVEIKPYQPLLLEPSLSALHYGQAIFEGIKAYRSDNREAFIFRPYDNFRRFNISAERMNMPEVPEEIFIEGMRQLIELDKNWIPARKDHSLYIRPVMFATDTMLGVKPSDSYKFLILLSPTGPYYAAPMKIAVEEKYTRAAPGGVGFSKNAGNYGGSMRAATEAKKQGYDQVLWTDAFEHKWLQEVGMMNVFFIINGLVVTPSLEEGTILAGVTRDSAITLLKEMGYTVDERKISIDELTEAYRKGHLQEVFGTGTAATIAMIQELKYRDEIMHFDTSKFKVAIELREKMNNIKEGRIEDKYGWLYKI; translated from the coding sequence ATGACAGAAGCACTTGACATCAATGTTATCAAAGCTGAGCGTAGCAAATTAAACGATTTGAACCTCGAAAACATTCCTTTTGGCAAATATTTCAGCGACCATATGCTGGAAGCCGATTATGAAAATGGCGAATGGAAAAATGTAGAAATTAAGCCTTACCAACCATTATTGCTGGAACCCTCATTATCTGCGCTGCATTATGGCCAGGCCATTTTTGAAGGTATTAAGGCTTACCGGAGTGATAATAGAGAGGCGTTTATTTTCAGACCTTATGATAATTTCCGCAGGTTTAATATTTCTGCTGAACGCATGAATATGCCGGAAGTACCTGAAGAAATATTTATTGAAGGTATGCGTCAGTTGATTGAACTGGATAAGAACTGGATACCTGCACGTAAAGACCACTCTTTATATATAAGGCCTGTGATGTTTGCTACGGACACTATGCTGGGTGTAAAGCCTTCTGACAGTTATAAATTTTTGATTCTCTTAAGTCCCACTGGACCATACTATGCAGCACCTATGAAAATAGCTGTTGAAGAAAAATATACCCGTGCAGCTCCCGGTGGCGTTGGGTTTTCAAAGAATGCAGGTAATTATGGTGGCAGCATGCGTGCTGCCACAGAGGCTAAAAAGCAAGGCTACGACCAGGTTTTGTGGACCGATGCTTTTGAGCACAAATGGTTACAGGAAGTAGGTATGATGAACGTATTCTTTATCATCAATGGGCTGGTGGTAACACCTTCCCTTGAAGAAGGAACGATATTGGCCGGAGTTACAAGAGACAGTGCTATTACTTTACTAAAAGAAATGGGATATACCGTTGATGAAAGGAAAATAAGTATTGATGAGTTGACTGAAGCTTATCGCAAAGGTCACTTACAGGAAGTTTTTGGTACGGGTACTGCAGCAACTATTGCTATGATCCAGGAATTAAAATACAGGGATGAGATCATGCATTTTGATACCAGTAAGTTTAAGGTTGCTATTGAGCTTAGGGAAAAGATGAACAATATAAAGGAAGGAAGGATTGAAGATAAATATGGATGGTTATATAAAATATAA
- a CDS encoding 3-keto-disaccharide hydrolase: MKHPTFLMIAFICCFTVQAQKNTSGFVNLFDGKTFNGWKKITGNADYKIEGGMIVGTTVLSSPNTFLVTEKEYGDFVLELEVKIDDTTANSGIQLRSHFDAQANDGKGKVYGYQYELDPSSRKWTAGLYDEGRRDWLYPLSLNPAAQNAFKPGAFNKIHVECVGHEIKTWINDVPAAYVVDTMDSKGFIALQVHSIGDNAKLVGEKIYWKNIHIKTTNITPTTFPPNIYVLNNIPNTLTDYEKKNGWKLLFDGVTSKGWRGAYKDDFPKEEWTVKNGEITVLSSEGKEGGNAGDIVTLDQYSAFDLSFEFKLTPGANSGVKYFVTLTENNTGSAIGLEYQVLDDALHPDAKLGRDGNRTLASLYDLIAAPKQPRFVHKVGEWNTGRIIVYPNNHVEHYLNGIKVLEYERGSQAFRDLVAISKYKVWPNFGEAKQGHILLQDHGNEVHYRSIKIKELK; this comes from the coding sequence ATGAAACATCCCACATTTTTAATGATTGCTTTTATATGCTGCTTTACAGTACAGGCACAGAAAAATACCAGTGGCTTTGTAAATCTTTTTGACGGTAAAACATTTAATGGCTGGAAAAAAATAACGGGCAATGCTGATTATAAAATTGAAGGTGGGATGATCGTTGGCACAACAGTGCTTTCATCGCCTAATACTTTTCTTGTCACTGAAAAGGAGTATGGTGATTTTGTTCTGGAACTTGAAGTAAAGATCGACGATACAACAGCTAACTCAGGCATACAGTTAAGAAGCCATTTTGATGCGCAGGCAAATGATGGGAAAGGAAAAGTTTACGGTTACCAGTATGAGCTTGATCCATCCAGCCGCAAATGGACAGCAGGTTTATATGATGAAGGAAGAAGGGATTGGTTATACCCATTATCATTAAACCCTGCTGCGCAGAACGCTTTTAAACCCGGTGCATTTAATAAGATACACGTGGAATGTGTTGGTCATGAAATAAAAACCTGGATAAATGATGTGCCTGCCGCATACGTGGTAGATACAATGGATAGTAAAGGTTTCATCGCATTGCAGGTACACAGCATTGGCGATAATGCAAAACTCGTTGGCGAAAAAATTTACTGGAAAAACATCCACATCAAAACAACCAATATTACACCCACAACTTTTCCTCCTAATATTTATGTGCTTAATAATATCCCCAATACATTAACCGATTACGAGAAAAAGAATGGCTGGAAATTATTATTCGATGGTGTAACCAGTAAAGGATGGCGTGGTGCATATAAAGATGATTTTCCAAAAGAAGAATGGACAGTAAAAAATGGAGAGATCACGGTCTTATCTTCAGAAGGTAAAGAAGGTGGCAACGCCGGTGACATAGTTACGCTGGATCAATACAGCGCATTCGATCTTTCTTTCGAATTTAAACTTACACCCGGCGCTAACAGTGGTGTAAAATATTTTGTAACGCTTACAGAAAACAATACTGGTTCCGCAATCGGTTTAGAATACCAGGTGCTTGATGATGCATTGCACCCCGATGCAAAGCTTGGTCGTGATGGCAACAGAACGCTGGCTTCTTTATACGATCTGATCGCTGCACCAAAACAGCCACGCTTTGTTCATAAAGTCGGGGAGTGGAATACCGGCCGCATCATCGTGTATCCCAACAATCATGTGGAGCATTATCTCAATGGCATTAAAGTGCTGGAGTATGAACGTGGTTCGCAGGCCTTCCGCGATCTTGTTGCCATCAGCAAATATAAAGTGTGGCCAAACTTTGGCGAAGCAAAACAGGGACATATTCTTTTACAGGATCACGGCAACGAAGTACACTACAGAAGCATTAAGATAAAAGAGTTGAAGTAA
- the rpsL gene encoding 30S ribosomal protein S12 has protein sequence MPTIQQLVRKGREIIRAKSKSRALDSCPQRRGVCTRVYTTTPKKPNSALRKVAKVRLTNKVEVIAYIPGEGHNLQEHSIVLIRGGRVKDLPGVRYHIVRGSLDTAGVKDRKKSRSKYGTKKEKAKKK, from the coding sequence ATGCCTACAATACAACAGTTAGTAAGAAAAGGCCGTGAGATCATCAGGGCGAAGAGTAAATCAAGGGCACTTGATTCCTGCCCTCAGCGTCGCGGTGTTTGCACCAGGGTTTATACGACTACACCTAAAAAACCAAACTCAGCTTTGCGTAAAGTAGCAAAGGTGCGTTTGACCAATAAAGTAGAGGTTATCGCATACATTCCAGGTGAAGGTCACAATCTCCAGGAACACTCTATCGTGTTGATCCGCGGTGGTCGTGTAAAGGATTTACCAGGTGTACGTTACCACATTGTACGTGGTAGTCTTGATACTGCCGGTGTAAAAGACCGCAAAAAGAGCCGTTCTAAATACGGTACCAAGAAAGAAAAAGCAAAGAAAAAATAA
- a CDS encoding acyl-CoA thioesterase, with amino-acid sequence MERVKIKLPANFTFSTIVRIRITDLNLGGHVGNDTFLSLLHEARHEFLKQHGYGETSFENAGLIMADAAIEYKKELVQGDEVKISVAADGFDKFGFDLFYKMEVVTATENILAGKAKTGMLCFDYTIKKIAPLPEKARLKLQGT; translated from the coding sequence ATGGAAAGAGTAAAAATAAAACTGCCTGCAAATTTTACATTTTCAACAATTGTAAGAATACGCATAACAGATTTGAATCTTGGCGGTCATGTTGGTAATGATACTTTCTTATCGTTGCTGCATGAAGCAAGACACGAATTTTTAAAGCAACATGGATACGGCGAAACTTCTTTTGAAAATGCCGGATTGATAATGGCAGACGCAGCTATTGAATACAAAAAAGAATTGGTGCAAGGTGATGAAGTAAAAATATCTGTTGCTGCAGATGGCTTTGATAAATTTGGGTTTGATCTTTTCTATAAAATGGAAGTAGTAACAGCAACAGAAAATATTTTAGCAGGAAAAGCTAAAACCGGAATGTTGTGTTTCGATTATACAATAAAGAAAATTGCACCACTACCTGAAAAAGCGAGATTAAAATTACAGGGTACCTGA
- a CDS encoding DUF4296 domain-containing protein, with translation MKKLFVTILVCCAFACTSPDKMPEDVMNIEQMKPIVWDMMRAGMLVQNQFRLDTATQKKEAVANYQKVFDIHGTTKDAFYHSYQYYLEHPDKHKILLDSVAAYANRQRIDLFKKLHEE, from the coding sequence ATGAAAAAATTGTTTGTAACAATATTGGTATGCTGCGCTTTTGCATGCACTTCTCCTGATAAAATGCCGGAGGATGTAATGAATATCGAACAAATGAAACCAATCGTCTGGGATATGATGCGTGCAGGAATGCTTGTACAAAATCAATTCAGGCTGGATACGGCAACTCAAAAAAAAGAAGCCGTAGCCAATTATCAAAAAGTATTTGATATACACGGCACTACTAAAGATGCATTCTATCACAGTTATCAATATTATCTTGAACATCCTGATAAACATAAAATATTACTCGATTCAGTAGCAGCTTATGCCAACAGGCAAAGAATAGATCTTTTTAAAAAGCTACATGAAGAGTAA
- a CDS encoding hydrolase, which yields MILRLNRSSFGDAANKGNALSKEDAEALFYGWVLNPKLQLHMKQVGYLMKCWAAEKEMLDEIDQWRWELAGLLHDADWDQWPELHCKKIIEELEARNVDPEIMHAIASHGPAHFGVEPETKMDKMLYAFDELSGLVHAYSLMRPNGYDAMDVKGVKKRLKEKSFAANVSREDINDACSRAGIALDELIAFIIARQPVVQ from the coding sequence ATGATACTGCGATTAAACCGGTCTTCATTTGGAGATGCTGCAAATAAGGGAAATGCACTTTCAAAAGAAGATGCTGAAGCACTATTTTATGGTTGGGTATTGAACCCAAAACTGCAATTGCATATGAAACAGGTAGGTTATTTGATGAAATGCTGGGCAGCAGAAAAGGAAATGCTTGATGAAATTGATCAGTGGCGTTGGGAATTGGCGGGCCTGCTGCATGATGCAGACTGGGATCAATGGCCGGAACTGCATTGCAAAAAAATAATTGAAGAACTGGAAGCAAGAAATGTTGACCCTGAAATTATGCATGCTATTGCATCTCATGGCCCCGCACATTTTGGAGTAGAGCCGGAAACAAAAATGGATAAGATGTTATACGCCTTTGATGAATTAAGCGGACTGGTACATGCTTATTCATTAATGCGTCCAAACGGTTATGATGCGATGGATGTAAAAGGTGTAAAGAAACGTTTGAAAGAAAAATCTTTTGCTGCAAACGTTTCAAGAGAAGATATTAATGACGCCTGCAGCCGTGCAGGCATTGCATTAGACGAACTGATCGCTTTTATTATTGCCAGGCAACCTGTTGTGCAATAA
- the rpsG gene encoding 30S ribosomal protein S7 gives MRKSQAKKLPLAPDARYNDKLVTRFINNLMWQGKKSVAINIFYDAVDKISKITGEDGYEVWRKALGNVTPAVEVRSRRIGGATFQIPTEVRQDRKISLSMKWLIRYSRERNGKTMADKLANEVIAASKGEGAAFKKKEDTHRMAEANKAFSHFKV, from the coding sequence ATGCGTAAGTCGCAAGCCAAGAAATTACCTTTAGCACCAGATGCTCGTTATAATGATAAACTGGTTACCCGTTTTATCAATAACCTGATGTGGCAGGGTAAAAAAAGTGTAGCCATTAACATCTTTTATGATGCTGTAGATAAAATATCAAAGATCACAGGTGAAGATGGATATGAAGTTTGGAGAAAAGCATTAGGCAATGTAACTCCTGCTGTTGAAGTGCGCAGCCGCAGAATTGGTGGTGCTACTTTCCAAATCCCAACAGAAGTGCGCCAGGATAGAAAAATATCTTTGAGTATGAAGTGGTTAATCCGTTACAGCCGCGAACGCAATGGTAAAACAATGGCTGATAAACTTGCCAATGAAGTAATAGCAGCAAGTAAAGGTGAAGGTGCCGCTTTCAAAAAGAAAGAAGATACACACCGTATGGCAGAAGCAAACAAAGCTTTCTCCCACTTTAAAGTTTAA
- a CDS encoding DUF6496 domain-containing protein: MAKYSKKAQTKVKRAMEEMKEGKLKSGRSNKKVTNPKQAVAIGLSEARAEGAKVPKKAASKKSTKKAASKKAASKKSARKTAPKKAAKKAVSKKSARK, translated from the coding sequence ATGGCAAAGTATTCAAAAAAGGCGCAAACAAAAGTTAAGCGTGCAATGGAAGAAATGAAAGAAGGCAAATTGAAAAGTGGACGCAGTAACAAGAAAGTTACTAACCCAAAACAGGCCGTAGCAATTGGATTATCTGAAGCAAGGGCAGAGGGTGCAAAGGTTCCAAAAAAGGCTGCTTCTAAGAAAAGTACAAAGAAGGCAGCATCTAAAAAAGCAGCCTCTAAAAAATCTGCAAGGAAAACCGCTCCAAAGAAAGCTGCAAAGAAAGCTGTATCAAAAAAATCAGCACGTAAATAA
- the porD gene encoding type IX secretion system protein PorD — MPKKICLLVLLTAVTFYAGAQEMQAKVTVLAQQLGTSVNKNIFVTMQNQLTNMINSRKWTKDVFQTQEKIQCNFLLNISSVADDNVYKASLTIQAARPVYNATYQSPLVNFQDVDFTFKYIEYQPVEFNETRVGGNDPLAGNLTAIFAYYVYIILGLDYDSFEAKGGDPYFQKAQNIVTNAPESRDISGWKAFDGNRNRYWLSNNLTTSKYNQIHDILYSYFRSGLDNLYQDQVAARNSTLSTLGNLMDFVQQNPNTMIVQFFLQNRSDELIGIFKKADPLTKAKAVELLSKIDVANTSRYRTELK; from the coding sequence ATGCCTAAGAAAATTTGTCTTTTAGTCTTACTTACCGCTGTAACATTTTATGCCGGGGCACAGGAAATGCAGGCAAAGGTTACTGTACTTGCACAGCAATTAGGCACTTCAGTAAATAAAAACATATTTGTAACAATGCAGAACCAGCTTACGAATATGATCAATAGCCGTAAGTGGACAAAAGATGTTTTTCAAACACAGGAAAAAATACAATGCAATTTTTTGTTGAATATTTCAAGCGTTGCAGACGATAATGTATACAAGGCATCATTGACTATACAGGCTGCAAGACCAGTGTACAATGCTACTTATCAAAGCCCCCTGGTAAATTTCCAGGATGTTGATTTTACTTTTAAATATATAGAATACCAGCCCGTAGAATTCAATGAAACGAGGGTAGGCGGTAATGATCCGCTTGCCGGAAATCTTACAGCCATATTTGCTTATTATGTCTATATCATACTTGGTCTTGATTATGATTCTTTTGAAGCAAAAGGTGGCGACCCATATTTTCAAAAAGCACAGAACATTGTAACCAATGCACCTGAATCAAGAGACATCAGCGGATGGAAGGCTTTTGATGGCAATCGTAACCGTTATTGGTTAAGCAATAATCTTACCACCAGCAAGTACAACCAGATACACGATATACTTTACTCCTATTTTCGTTCTGGCCTTGACAACCTTTATCAGGACCAGGTGGCAGCACGTAACAGTACCCTTTCTACACTTGGTAATCTTATGGATTTTGTACAGCAAAATCCTAATACCATGATCGTACAGTTCTTTCTGCAAAACAGGAGCGATGAACTGATCGGCATTTTTAAGAAAGCCGACCCGCTTACCAAGGCAAAAGCGGTTGAGTTGCTTTCAAAGATCGATGTTGCAAATACTTCCAGGTACAGAACAGAATTAAAATAG
- a CDS encoding CoA transferase subunit A, producing the protein MNKVFANADDAIHDLQNGDTIMLGGFGLCGIPENCIAALVRKGATNLTCISNNAGVDDFGLGLLLKTKQIKKMISSYVGENAEFERQLLSGELEVDLIPQGTLATRIQMAGMGIPAFFTPAGYGTEIAIGKEVREFKGKMHLMEHALHARFALVKAWKGDTMGNLVFRKTTRNFSTSMAKAGDITIAEVEELVEPGALNPDEIHVAGVYVHRIFKGSNYAKRIERKTTSIK; encoded by the coding sequence ATGAACAAAGTATTTGCAAATGCTGATGATGCCATACACGACCTGCAAAACGGCGACACCATTATGCTTGGTGGATTCGGACTTTGTGGTATTCCCGAAAATTGTATAGCTGCCCTGGTGCGCAAAGGCGCTACAAACCTTACCTGCATTTCCAATAATGCAGGTGTGGATGATTTTGGTCTTGGGCTTTTATTAAAAACAAAACAGATCAAAAAAATGATCAGCAGTTATGTGGGCGAGAATGCAGAGTTTGAAAGACAATTGCTCAGCGGCGAGCTTGAAGTTGATCTTATACCGCAAGGCACGTTGGCCACCCGCATACAAATGGCAGGCATGGGCATCCCTGCTTTTTTTACACCCGCAGGTTATGGAACAGAAATAGCCATAGGCAAAGAGGTTCGCGAATTCAAGGGTAAGATGCATTTAATGGAGCATGCATTGCATGCAAGGTTTGCGTTGGTAAAAGCATGGAAGGGCGATACAATGGGCAACCTGGTGTTTAGAAAAACTACCCGCAATTTTTCTACGTCAATGGCAAAGGCCGGCGATATTACCATTGCAGAAGTAGAAGAACTGGTAGAGCCCGGCGCGCTAAACCCCGACGAAATACATGTGGCCGGTGTATATGTGCACCGCATCTTTAAAGGTAGTAATTATGCAAAACGCATTGAAAGAAAAACAACAAGCATAAAATAA
- a CDS encoding DUF5995 family protein, producing the protein MQTINDVVIRLDATVQQCIHTKNRAGYFAALYKRMTAAVAEGIQQHAFEDGPRMERLDVIFAKRYTDAYDAYYSGKPCSSSWKLVFDCCNNNNLTVIQHLLLGINTHINLDLAVAAALTCPGNSINALQHDFNKINDVINSLVDDVQESLCRVWWPMRMITKIANGRQEAVLNFSIDKARDASWASALLLAGMTAEQQQVYVQQMDIVVQRLGTGIESPGILSHYLLQTIRAIEYDDVAQVINIIDTTVA; encoded by the coding sequence ATGCAAACCATTAATGATGTTGTTATACGGCTGGACGCAACAGTGCAGCAATGTATCCATACAAAAAACCGTGCAGGTTATTTTGCTGCCTTGTATAAACGCATGACTGCTGCAGTTGCGGAAGGCATACAACAACATGCATTTGAAGATGGGCCGCGTATGGAAAGGCTGGATGTTATTTTTGCAAAACGTTACACAGATGCTTACGATGCTTATTATAGCGGCAAGCCCTGTTCTTCCTCGTGGAAACTTGTATTTGATTGTTGCAATAATAACAATCTTACAGTGATACAACATTTACTGCTTGGCATTAATACGCACATTAATCTTGATCTTGCTGTTGCAGCAGCACTTACCTGTCCTGGTAATTCCATCAATGCATTGCAGCATGATTTTAATAAGATCAATGATGTGATCAATTCATTGGTAGATGATGTGCAGGAAAGTTTATGCCGTGTTTGGTGGCCCATGCGTATGATAACAAAAATTGCCAATGGCAGGCAGGAAGCAGTACTGAATTTCAGCATTGATAAAGCAAGAGATGCTTCGTGGGCCAGCGCATTATTGCTTGCAGGCATGACGGCTGAACAACAGCAGGTTTATGTTCAGCAAATGGATATAGTGGTGCAAAGACTGGGTACTGGTATTGAATCGCCGGGAATATTAAGTCATTATCTCTTGCAAACAATTCGTGCAATAGAATATGATGATGTAGCGCAGGTCATCAATATTATTGATACAACAGTTGCATAA
- the rdgB gene encoding RdgB/HAM1 family non-canonical purine NTP pyrophosphatase yields MDRSTLIFATNNQHKVDEIKTVIGNKLHIITMKEAGIEIDIPEPHDTLEANATEKSSTIHRLTKRNCFSEDTGLEVEALNGEPGVKSARYAGDGRNFQANIDKLLFKLEGKNNRKARFRTVISLIWNKMEYLFEGVCDGSIIEDQKGNQGFGYDPVFIPDGAEKTFGEMSREEKNKYSHRRKATDKLITFLQNQQ; encoded by the coding sequence ATGGATAGATCAACACTTATATTCGCTACCAACAACCAGCATAAAGTTGATGAAATAAAAACAGTGATAGGCAACAAGCTACACATTATAACCATGAAAGAGGCCGGTATTGAAATTGATATTCCTGAACCACACGATACACTTGAAGCAAACGCAACAGAAAAATCTTCTACTATTCACAGGCTTACAAAACGAAATTGTTTTAGCGAAGATACAGGACTTGAAGTGGAAGCATTGAATGGGGAGCCTGGTGTAAAAAGTGCACGCTATGCAGGCGATGGGAGAAATTTCCAGGCAAATATTGACAAGCTGCTTTTTAAACTGGAAGGAAAAAATAATCGCAAAGCAAGATTCAGAACGGTGATCTCATTAATCTGGAACAAAATGGAATATTTGTTTGAAGGCGTTTGCGATGGAAGCATAATAGAAGATCAGAAAGGCAACCAGGGTTTTGGGTATGATCCTGTTTTTATTCCTGATGGCGCTGAAAAAACATTTGGCGAAATGAGCAGGGAAGAAAAAAATAAATATAGCCATAGGAGAAAAGCTACTGATAAACTTATTACATTTTTACAAAATCAGCAGTAA
- a CDS encoding glycoside hydrolase family 5 protein has product MKLKIFSFCCLITLGIQANAQKFITTKGKNIIGVDGKPFLMKGTNLGNWLVPEGYMFRFSNTNSPRLINQAFTELIGPDATKAFWKKYLDVYITQEDIHYLKRIGMNSIRVPFNYRLFTNENYMGDNDSTRGFTMLNRVIKWCKAEGLYVLLDMHCAPGGQTGDNIDDGSGYPFLFENEESQQQCVNIWKKIAAHYANEPTVIGYDLLNEPIAHYFDKDKLNPLLEPMYKKITIAIRMVDKNHLLFLGGAQWDSNFQPFGAPFDSKLVYTFHKYWTAPTKEVIQDYIDFSNKYNVPLYCGETGENDDAWVEAFRKTLDENNIGWHYWPYKKMDNTKGIITFKVPQYYDQVIQFADTTRRSFEDIRSNRPKNIEEIEAALNGFLENCAFKNCIPNEGYIKALGFNFTLDSKK; this is encoded by the coding sequence ATGAAACTCAAAATTTTTTCTTTCTGTTGCCTTATAACTTTAGGTATACAAGCAAACGCTCAAAAATTTATCACTACAAAAGGCAAAAACATTATAGGTGTTGATGGCAAACCCTTCCTGATGAAGGGCACTAACCTTGGTAACTGGTTAGTACCCGAAGGTTATATGTTCAGGTTCAGCAATACCAATTCCCCAAGACTCATCAACCAGGCTTTTACAGAATTGATCGGACCAGACGCCACAAAAGCATTCTGGAAAAAATACCTGGATGTTTATATTACACAGGAAGACATTCATTATCTCAAGCGGATTGGTATGAATTCTATTCGTGTGCCGTTTAATTATCGCCTGTTTACGAATGAAAATTATATGGGTGATAATGATTCCACACGTGGTTTTACAATGCTTAACCGTGTAATTAAATGGTGCAAAGCAGAAGGTTTATATGTACTGCTTGATATGCATTGTGCACCCGGCGGGCAAACGGGTGATAATATTGATGATGGTTCCGGCTATCCTTTTCTTTTTGAAAATGAAGAAAGCCAGCAGCAATGTGTAAACATCTGGAAAAAAATTGCAGCACATTATGCAAACGAACCTACTGTAATTGGTTATGATCTGCTAAATGAACCTATTGCGCATTACTTTGATAAAGACAAATTGAATCCATTGCTGGAACCTATGTATAAAAAAATAACAATTGCAATAAGGATGGTTGATAAAAATCACTTGCTCTTTCTTGGTGGCGCTCAATGGGATTCTAACTTTCAGCCATTTGGTGCTCCGTTCGATAGCAAACTGGTGTACACATTTCATAAATACTGGACAGCACCTACAAAAGAAGTGATCCAGGATTATATTGATTTCAGCAATAAATATAATGTGCCATTGTACTGTGGAGAGACTGGCGAAAATGATGATGCATGGGTTGAAGCATTCAGAAAAACATTAGATGAAAACAACATTGGCTGGCATTACTGGCCATACAAAAAAATGGATAACACGAAAGGCATTATAACTTTTAAAGTACCTCAGTATTATGATCAGGTTATACAATTTGCTGATACAACAAGAAGAAGTTTCGAAGACATCCGTAGTAACAGGCCCAAAAATATTGAAGAAATAGAAGCTGCATTAAATGGCTTCCTTGAAAACTGTGCGTTTAAGAACTGTATACCTAATGAGGGATATATAAAAGCACTTGGTTTTAATTTCACGTTGGATTCCAAAAAATAA
- a CDS encoding FAD:protein FMN transferase encodes MRLVFAFIILSAFLFFKPIDEKPVKEIIINGLAQGTTYHIIYFAADSIIRKAQIDSVLDKIDSSLSIYKPYSLISRFNQSNEGITVDQHFINVINSSLTTYKATGGLFDITVEPLVEAWGFATKHITEIPTATKIDSLLKCIGSNNLSLKKNFLHKSKPCIKIDVNGIAQGYTVDVLANFFELQGIHNYLVELGGEIRLKGKKIPGNEKMKVGIESPPDDDMDDEIMQQVLKLDSGAITTSGNYRKYYESNGKKISHLIDPRTGYSIQNEMISATVYAKDATTADAFDNALMVMGLDSAMHFVEKRKDLAAYFIYKRKDGTVADTATTKFYRLMHP; translated from the coding sequence ATGCGATTGGTTTTTGCTTTTATAATACTCAGTGCATTTTTATTTTTTAAACCGATAGATGAAAAACCTGTAAAGGAAATTATTATCAACGGCCTTGCTCAAGGTACTACGTACCATATTATTTATTTTGCCGCAGACAGCATAATCAGGAAAGCGCAAATTGATAGTGTGCTTGACAAGATCGATAGCTCTCTTTCTATTTATAAGCCTTATTCTTTAATCAGCCGGTTTAATCAATCAAACGAAGGCATTACTGTTGACCAGCATTTTATAAATGTTATCAACTCTTCACTTACTACTTACAAAGCTACGGGTGGACTGTTTGATATAACTGTAGAGCCGCTTGTGGAAGCATGGGGCTTTGCAACAAAACATATTACCGAAATTCCAACCGCCACAAAAATTGATTCACTGCTTAAATGCATAGGGTCGAACAATCTTTCACTCAAAAAAAATTTCCTGCACAAATCAAAGCCTTGCATAAAGATTGATGTAAATGGTATTGCCCAGGGTTATACTGTAGATGTGCTGGCAAATTTTTTTGAACTGCAAGGCATACACAATTACCTTGTAGAGCTTGGCGGAGAAATAAGATTGAAAGGAAAAAAAATACCAGGCAATGAGAAAATGAAAGTGGGTATTGAATCGCCACCCGATGATGATATGGATGATGAAATTATGCAGCAGGTGCTTAAGCTTGACAGTGGCGCTATTACTACCTCTGGTAACTACAGGAAATATTATGAAAGCAATGGAAAGAAGATTTCACATCTTATCGATCCACGCACAGGTTACTCTATACAAAATGAAATGATCAGTGCAACCGTATATGCAAAAGATGCAACAACAGCAGATGCATTCGACAATGCATTAATGGTTATGGGACTTGACAGCGCTATGCATTTTGTGGAAAAAAGAAAAGACCTTGCAGCTTATTTTATTTATAAGAGAAAAGATGGAACGGTTGCTGATACAGCTACAACAAAGTTTTATAGACTGATGCATCCATAA